In Paenibacillus kyungheensis, the following are encoded in one genomic region:
- the xerS gene encoding tyrosine recombinase XerS yields the protein MSVQKIADRLKLDEKLPSMPWFVEQFINYKLPDLSPSTLLEYIRDYESFFGWMIVEGLSTATDYKQIQLLELETLRMEDITNYRLHLTTRTEGTNTRVTVSRKLSSLRSLFHYLSQIAEDDDFYPLLRRNIMAKVEVKRMHKPKDTAAKLKGKILEDEELLEFVGYILEGYREDIATNKQALYSYELNRERDACITSLILNSGLRVSEVVNLNLIDLDLNQKLMYVSRKGNNDETFKTPIYFREQAKDEIQTYLQLRETRYRTPKKETALFVARPNGQSSGKRMTKRAIQAMIMKYAKSFGKPYLTVHKLRHSFATDYYLQNDIYKTKEQLGHASTETTEIYAHLTDKTMSEAIEKRTDL from the coding sequence ATGAGTGTACAAAAAATAGCAGATCGCTTGAAATTAGATGAAAAATTGCCTTCAATGCCATGGTTTGTAGAGCAATTTATCAATTATAAATTACCTGATCTTTCTCCATCTACGTTGCTGGAGTACATACGAGATTACGAGTCTTTTTTCGGTTGGATGATTGTAGAAGGATTATCTACAGCCACTGATTATAAACAAATTCAATTACTGGAATTGGAAACGTTACGGATGGAAGATATTACGAATTATCGTCTTCATTTAACGACTCGAACCGAAGGCACGAATACGCGTGTAACTGTATCTCGTAAATTATCTTCTCTTCGCTCGCTATTTCATTATCTGAGCCAGATTGCTGAAGATGATGATTTTTATCCTTTGCTCAGACGTAATATTATGGCAAAAGTTGAAGTGAAACGGATGCACAAACCCAAAGATACTGCCGCCAAATTAAAAGGTAAGATTTTGGAAGATGAAGAATTGTTGGAATTTGTCGGTTATATTCTGGAAGGATATCGTGAAGATATTGCCACTAACAAACAAGCACTGTATTCATATGAACTTAATCGTGAGCGGGATGCTTGTATTACGAGCTTAATTTTGAACTCAGGCTTGCGTGTATCAGAAGTGGTCAACCTTAACTTAATCGATCTTGATCTCAATCAGAAATTAATGTATGTATCGCGTAAAGGGAACAACGACGAGACATTTAAAACGCCTATCTATTTTCGTGAGCAAGCTAAAGACGAGATCCAAACCTATCTACAATTGCGTGAGACTCGTTATCGCACACCGAAAAAAGAAACGGCCTTATTTGTCGCACGTCCCAATGGACAGTCTTCTGGCAAACGAATGACCAAGCGAGCGATTCAAGCGATGATTATGAAATATGCTAAAAGCTTTGGCAAACCTTATCTTACGGTGCACAAATTACGACATTCGTTTGCAACCGATTATTATTTACAAAATGATATTTACAAAACAAAAGAACAGTTAGGTCATGCTTCTACCGAAACAACAGAAATTTATGCGCATCTTACCGATAAAACGATGTCCGAAGCGATCGAAAAAAGAACAGATTTGTAG
- a CDS encoding SDR family NAD(P)-dependent oxidoreductase, translating to MYLPSFSLSNKKAIVTGAGKGIGQALAVGLAQAGADVGLIARTGSDLEVTKQLIEKHSSRKAICITADVTDREQMQAAFDRFELAFGAPDILVNNAGMNIRSKALDVTDSEWHTIVETNLHSALIASQIAAHLMKEHGGGKIINIASVGGHTALRTGVVYGATKAGLIHMTKILAMEWAQYGIQVNGVGPWYFRTPLTETILADEQYMQDILDRTPMKRVGNLEEVVGPVVFLASEAAGYITGQTIMVDGGMSVFGF from the coding sequence ATGTATTTACCATCATTTTCATTATCTAATAAAAAAGCTATCGTAACCGGAGCAGGCAAAGGCATCGGACAAGCTCTGGCTGTTGGACTTGCTCAAGCTGGAGCAGATGTAGGATTGATCGCTAGAACAGGATCAGATCTAGAAGTGACCAAACAATTAATTGAAAAGCATAGCAGTCGCAAAGCGATCTGTATCACTGCTGATGTAACAGATCGTGAGCAAATGCAAGCTGCTTTTGATCGGTTTGAGTTGGCTTTTGGCGCACCGGATATTCTAGTTAATAATGCAGGGATGAATATTCGTTCCAAAGCGCTGGATGTCACTGACAGTGAATGGCATACGATTGTAGAAACGAATTTACATTCAGCTCTAATCGCTTCACAAATAGCTGCACATTTAATGAAAGAACATGGTGGAGGCAAAATTATTAATATTGCTTCTGTCGGTGGGCATACTGCTTTGCGTACAGGTGTAGTCTATGGCGCAACCAAAGCAGGTCTCATCCATATGACCAAAATTCTAGCTATGGAATGGGCACAATACGGCATCCAAGTCAATGGTGTAGGCCCCTGGTATTTCCGTACTCCTCTTACCGAGACGATCTTAGCAGATGAACAGTACATGCAAGACATTCTGGATCGCACTCCTATGAAACGTGTAGGTAATCTAGAAGAAGTCGTAGGGCCAGTAGTCTTTTTAGCTTCTGAAGCAGCAGGGTATATTACAGGACAGACAATTATGGTAGATGGTGGAATGTCTGTATTTGGATTTTGA
- a CDS encoding NADPH-dependent FMN reductase — protein sequence MKITLIAGSNRPDASTTLLSQYIARLLQEHGHEAEVFNLYEHQLPLYGPGEAYGHEEVQKLAQAAKSADALVLATPEYHGSISGVLKNALDFLGSDYFNNKAVLSANSAGGLIGTASLLHLQTIVRNVHGINCPEWISIGGSQREFNENGEPIDEGTELRIRKAVENFIELASKLSSASA from the coding sequence ATGAAAATCACACTTATCGCCGGCAGTAATCGTCCGGACGCATCAACTACTTTACTTAGCCAGTATATTGCCCGTCTGCTTCAAGAGCATGGACATGAAGCAGAAGTATTTAATTTGTACGAACACCAATTGCCGTTATACGGACCAGGTGAAGCGTATGGACATGAAGAAGTACAGAAGCTTGCACAAGCTGCGAAGTCTGCGGATGCTCTTGTATTAGCGACACCTGAATATCATGGTTCGATTTCAGGCGTACTCAAAAATGCATTAGATTTCTTGGGTAGCGATTATTTTAATAATAAAGCTGTGTTATCTGCGAACTCAGCAGGTGGATTGATCGGTACAGCTTCTTTGTTACATTTACAGACTATTGTTCGTAATGTACATGGGATTAATTGTCCGGAATGGATCTCAATTGGTGGATCACAGCGTGAATTTAATGAAAATGGAGAACCGATCGATGAAGGAACAGAACTGCGTATTCGCAAAGCAGTTGAAAACTTTATTGAGCTAGCATCCAAATTAAGTAGTGCGTCTGCGTAA
- a CDS encoding DUF4178 domain-containing protein — MGLWKRLTNLVSKPEPAKVEKSPMDLSVGDICEVSLVTYEVKGSVRNRARNAVVLTIQDGNAIAYLHIEERETVRYALYYPIDGGLEDSSQVPSHIEMDDTDYYLEEQYEGTVISTGRTPALQSGDQSVWQYQSDDRKLLRVEWQAGRFTLYEGEFVLNGDVHVIRAS; from the coding sequence ATGGGATTGTGGAAAAGACTTACAAACCTCGTATCAAAGCCAGAACCGGCTAAAGTTGAAAAAAGCCCGATGGACTTGAGTGTTGGGGATATTTGTGAAGTATCATTGGTTACATATGAAGTTAAAGGAAGCGTTCGTAACCGCGCTCGTAATGCAGTGGTTCTCACAATACAAGATGGCAATGCGATTGCTTATCTGCATATCGAAGAGCGAGAAACGGTACGCTATGCTCTGTATTATCCAATTGATGGTGGTCTTGAAGATTCAAGTCAAGTACCTAGCCATATTGAAATGGATGATACTGATTATTACTTAGAAGAACAATATGAAGGAACAGTGATATCTACAGGCAGAACACCAGCGTTACAAAGTGGAGATCAATCGGTATGGCAATATCAATCAGATGATCGTAAATTACTTCGTGTCGAATGGCAAGCTGGACGTTTTACTTTGTATGAAGGAGAATTCGTACTTAACGGAGACGTTCATGTTATCCGTGCTAGTTAG
- a CDS encoding DUF350 domain-containing protein, whose translation MSWNILGSIAVWTAVGAVLLFVLMYVDSLFTKYKDIAEIKAGNNAVATRLVMKLFAQGYILSVAIGTSWSLGEAVLVSVVSFVILLILELIVRFLLKQMMGLDLDEGTKQGQIGYGLLGGALQIVGALIISASL comes from the coding sequence ATGAGTTGGAACATTTTAGGGTCAATCGCGGTATGGACAGCAGTAGGAGCAGTACTTTTATTTGTTTTGATGTATGTCGATTCCTTATTTACCAAGTACAAAGATATTGCAGAAATCAAAGCAGGAAATAATGCAGTCGCAACTCGTCTGGTTATGAAGTTATTTGCTCAAGGGTATATCTTATCGGTAGCGATTGGTACATCATGGAGTCTTGGCGAAGCTGTTCTTGTGTCTGTGGTATCATTTGTAATCTTATTAATCTTAGAATTAATCGTACGCTTCTTATTGAAACAAATGATGGGTCTTGATCTAGATGAAGGCACCAAGCAAGGTCAAATCGGTTACGGTTTACTTGGCGGAGCATTGCAAATTGTAGGTGCATTGATTATTTCAGCTTCATTATAA
- a CDS encoding copper amine oxidase N-terminal domain-containing protein yields MKMKKLIVPVLSLSLLVPTTGAFAADATSASMPTVSTKAADLRSDLDYLLSEHFALAVVAMTKAYEGAPDAAQALDALDKNALDMQPAIESLYGKEGAAEFERIFRAHNQYTDELVKATKMKNEDAIKAAEAKVQGFVDEFAKFLSTATGGKLPEQTAENALRLHEDQVQDVFEKYVAGDYTGAYTEYREGLETMFTVSKALSGAIVTQFPAKFDNTSVDTPAADLRSALNHLAAEHFALSVLQMQKQYNGEPDSDALIAAEAGNTADFKAAISSIYGAEGANQFEKIWVTNHIKAQSDYVDALKSNNQTSLQAVKDRITDFTKEFSTFLGTATANNLPADAALAALRTHEDQVQAVIDQYAAKNYAGAYTADREGYKTMFGIGKALGGAIVTQYPDKFKTAATTPMPTAPTTQTPTQPTTTAPTTSNDSMTMVWMKLNSKQLKIGDKTTMMDTAPVVKNGTTYIPLRYLGEGIGAKVSWNKSAGQVTVMAGSDTMKFWINNKKVDVNGTTKMLSANAMVNSDGRTLVPLRSITELLGWDVKWNKADGSITLTKSM; encoded by the coding sequence ATGAAAATGAAAAAATTAATAGTGCCGGTACTTAGCTTATCTTTGTTAGTTCCCACTACGGGTGCTTTTGCCGCAGATGCGACTTCAGCATCAATGCCAACTGTAAGCACCAAAGCAGCAGACCTTCGTTCAGATCTTGATTATCTATTATCTGAACATTTTGCGCTAGCTGTTGTAGCGATGACCAAAGCATATGAAGGTGCTCCTGATGCTGCACAAGCGTTAGACGCACTGGATAAAAATGCATTAGATATGCAACCTGCTATTGAGTCTTTGTATGGTAAAGAAGGCGCAGCTGAATTCGAAAGAATCTTCCGCGCTCATAATCAATATACCGATGAATTGGTAAAAGCGACCAAAATGAAAAATGAAGATGCAATCAAAGCTGCAGAAGCGAAAGTACAAGGATTTGTAGATGAATTTGCCAAATTCTTATCTACAGCAACAGGCGGTAAATTACCTGAACAAACCGCTGAAAATGCTTTACGTCTCCATGAAGATCAAGTACAAGATGTATTTGAAAAATATGTAGCCGGTGATTATACAGGTGCTTACACTGAATATCGTGAAGGTTTGGAAACGATGTTTACCGTAAGTAAAGCGTTATCAGGTGCGATTGTAACTCAATTCCCTGCTAAATTCGATAACACTTCTGTCGATACACCAGCAGCAGATTTGCGTTCAGCACTTAATCATCTAGCAGCAGAACACTTTGCATTATCTGTATTGCAAATGCAAAAACAATATAACGGTGAACCTGATTCTGATGCATTAATCGCAGCTGAAGCAGGCAATACAGCAGACTTTAAAGCAGCTATCTCATCAATCTATGGTGCAGAAGGTGCTAACCAATTTGAAAAAATTTGGGTGACCAATCATATCAAAGCACAAAGCGATTATGTAGATGCACTCAAATCAAATAACCAAACTTCTTTACAAGCTGTCAAAGATCGTATTACTGACTTCACTAAAGAATTCTCTACATTTTTAGGTACAGCTACAGCAAATAACTTGCCAGCAGATGCAGCTTTAGCAGCATTACGTACACATGAAGATCAAGTGCAAGCTGTGATCGATCAATATGCAGCTAAAAACTATGCAGGTGCATATACAGCAGATCGTGAAGGATACAAAACGATGTTCGGTATTGGTAAAGCATTGGGTGGTGCGATCGTAACGCAATATCCAGATAAATTCAAAACAGCAGCAACAACACCTATGCCTACAGCGCCAACTACTCAAACACCAACGCAACCAACAACAACTGCTCCTACAACATCGAATGATTCAATGACGATGGTATGGATGAAGTTGAATAGCAAACAGCTCAAAATTGGTGACAAAACAACGATGATGGATACAGCTCCAGTCGTTAAAAATGGCACAACGTATATCCCACTTCGTTACCTGGGTGAAGGAATCGGTGCTAAAGTAAGCTGGAATAAATCTGCCGGTCAAGTAACAGTAATGGCAGGCAGTGATACGATGAAATTCTGGATTAATAACAAAAAAGTAGATGTAAATGGAACTACTAAAATGTTAAGTGCAAATGCTATGGTGAATAGCGACGGTAGAACACTAGTACCTTTACGTTCGATTACTGAACTATTAGGTTGGGACGTTAAATGGAACAAAGCAGATGGTTCAATTACGTTAACGAAATCGATGTAA
- a CDS encoding NADH:flavin oxidoreductase/NADH oxidase, whose amino-acid sequence MTNLFTPYTFKNLELKNRVVMPPMCQYSVDTKDGMPNDWHNVHYISRAVGGTGLIIVEMTAVHPDGRITDNDTGIWDDSFIPAYRKIVDGVHQYGAKIGIQLGHAGRKAEDANPPVAPSAVRYDGDGYKTPHELTTAEVEDMIEAYRQGARRAVEAGFDTVEVHGAHGYLIHQFHSPLVNQRQDEYGQDLALFGVRVVEAIREVVPAEMAVIMRVSAREYVDGGYGIDYITDVCRRYQEAGVDMMHISSGGEGPVGSGGMQVGPGYQVELATHIKKALNMPVIAVGLLDEYEVAEKVIENDQADLVAVGRAMLRDPYWATHAAKELQLEVEVPVQYARGYHR is encoded by the coding sequence ATGACCAATCTATTTACACCATACACATTCAAAAATTTAGAGCTTAAAAATCGGGTAGTTATGCCCCCGATGTGTCAATATTCTGTAGATACTAAAGACGGCATGCCAAATGATTGGCATAACGTTCACTATATTAGCCGCGCTGTAGGCGGTACAGGTCTTATTATTGTTGAAATGACTGCTGTACATCCAGACGGACGAATTACAGACAACGATACAGGGATCTGGGACGATTCTTTTATTCCTGCTTATCGCAAAATTGTTGATGGAGTACATCAATATGGAGCGAAGATCGGTATTCAATTAGGTCATGCTGGACGCAAAGCAGAAGATGCTAATCCACCGGTGGCACCTTCGGCTGTTCGTTATGATGGAGATGGTTACAAAACACCTCATGAACTGACAACAGCAGAAGTTGAAGACATGATCGAAGCGTATCGTCAAGGTGCACGTCGTGCTGTAGAAGCTGGATTTGATACTGTAGAAGTGCATGGAGCTCATGGTTATTTGATTCATCAATTCCATTCGCCACTTGTCAATCAACGTCAAGACGAGTACGGTCAAGATCTTGCATTGTTCGGTGTACGTGTAGTAGAAGCGATTCGTGAAGTTGTTCCTGCTGAGATGGCTGTAATTATGCGTGTATCTGCACGTGAATACGTTGATGGTGGATACGGTATCGATTATATTACTGACGTTTGCCGTCGTTACCAAGAAGCAGGAGTAGATATGATGCATATTTCTTCTGGTGGTGAAGGCCCTGTCGGTTCAGGTGGTATGCAAGTAGGTCCGGGATATCAAGTAGAATTAGCAACTCATATCAAAAAAGCGTTAAACATGCCTGTGATTGCGGTAGGTCTTTTGGATGAGTATGAAGTTGCTGAAAAAGTGATCGAAAACGATCAAGCTGATCTTGTAGCAGTAGGTCGAGCTATGTTACGTGATCCATACTGGGCAACTCATGCTGCCAAAGAACTTCAATTAGAAGTAGAAGTTCCGGTACAATATGCACGTGGATATCATAGATAA
- a CDS encoding DUF4247 domain-containing protein, which produces MKQRASWLLKIAIMLALLTSLLSGCGNSKVEVNYPLESVSRDGDSTSYVYRAAGQTVPVVAEQLSDQRTPQEMSVQDPERMFLVYDNELIQVQQDPEKKEDTLIEVDSDKYVARNYDSSFLQGYLTASIISNLFNSFGGYHYGGSYRGYTTYNTYKPTIQYKKPTAQDIKQAPPLTVNKSGSIFKRGTSSSSKRSKDSGSIFNRGSSSSNGSSGTINRGSRSDSSGGGFFSPSRSSKPKTSSGSGKIRKRGRR; this is translated from the coding sequence ATGAAACAACGTGCATCATGGTTGCTCAAAATAGCAATAATGCTTGCCTTATTAACTTCATTATTATCAGGCTGTGGTAATTCCAAAGTTGAAGTCAATTATCCACTGGAATCAGTAAGTAGAGATGGCGATTCGACTTCATATGTATACCGGGCAGCAGGACAGACCGTTCCTGTAGTCGCAGAGCAATTATCGGATCAACGCACACCGCAAGAGATGAGTGTACAAGATCCTGAGCGGATGTTTTTGGTCTATGATAATGAATTGATCCAAGTTCAACAAGACCCTGAGAAAAAAGAAGATACTTTAATAGAAGTCGATTCGGACAAATATGTTGCTCGAAATTATGACTCTAGCTTTTTACAAGGGTATCTTACAGCAAGTATTATCAGTAATTTATTTAACTCATTCGGTGGATATCATTATGGTGGCAGTTATCGTGGGTATACAACGTACAACACCTACAAGCCCACGATCCAATACAAAAAGCCAACCGCTCAAGATATCAAACAAGCTCCACCTTTAACAGTGAACAAATCAGGTTCTATCTTCAAGCGTGGCACATCTTCTAGTTCCAAGCGTTCTAAAGATAGCGGTAGTATTTTCAATCGTGGTTCCTCTTCTTCCAATGGATCAAGTGGAACAATCAATCGAGGCAGCCGCTCAGATTCATCAGGTGGTGGATTCTTTTCTCCTTCACGTAGCAGTAAACCGAAGACCAGCTCAGGATCAGGCAAAATACGCAAGCGAGGTCGAAGGTAG
- a CDS encoding PspA/IM30 family protein yields MSIFKRLRDLTLSNVFALIEKAEDPIKMTDQYIRDMSADLEDAEKAVASQIAIEKRFKQSYEEQEALVKKREEQAHMAAQAQNIDLARRALEEKKNAEAKRDEFKANYEQNKASADNLRAKLNEMRKQLTEMKNKRDTLIARYQAAKAQKEINHAMSEFSSDSATSGLKRMEEKMLQMEAQAQASEEVNGQNKSLDDEFASLGKDKAVEDELAALMKQYENKS; encoded by the coding sequence ATGTCTATTTTCAAAAGATTACGTGATCTAACTTTATCCAATGTGTTTGCTTTGATTGAGAAGGCAGAAGATCCTATTAAAATGACAGATCAATATATTCGTGATATGTCTGCTGACCTTGAAGATGCAGAGAAGGCTGTTGCATCACAGATCGCTATTGAGAAACGTTTCAAACAATCGTACGAAGAGCAAGAAGCATTGGTCAAAAAACGTGAAGAGCAAGCGCATATGGCTGCTCAAGCGCAAAATATTGATCTCGCTCGTCGTGCACTAGAAGAAAAGAAAAATGCTGAAGCCAAACGTGATGAGTTCAAAGCGAACTATGAGCAAAACAAAGCTTCTGCAGATAATCTTCGTGCCAAATTAAATGAAATGCGTAAGCAATTGACTGAAATGAAAAATAAACGTGATACATTAATCGCTCGTTATCAAGCAGCCAAAGCGCAAAAAGAAATCAATCATGCGATGAGCGAATTTAGCTCTGATTCTGCAACATCTGGCTTGAAACGTATGGAAGAAAAAATGCTACAAATGGAAGCTCAAGCACAAGCGAGTGAAGAAGTGAATGGTCAGAACAAATCACTAGATGATGAGTTCGCATCGCTCGGTAAAGACAAAGCTGTTGAAGATGAATTAGCAGCATTGATGAAACAATACGAAAACAAATCTTAA
- the mobB gene encoding molybdopterin-guanine dinucleotide biosynthesis protein B: MTDTMSSSNDHSVRLPIVIQIVGYKNSGKTTLIGALLQHWSAQGKKIAVIKHDAHEFDMDHAGTDTYAHTQSGAAAIAISSATRTAIIEQQPSSLEQLIARFAVGYDLILVEGFKQAHYPKIVIVADQEGISLPAELSHVKWVYNRYDSFISSNLKEMTFIDAKKDGIITIIHELENYIEAQGEHQK; this comes from the coding sequence ATGACAGATACTATGTCCTCATCTAATGATCATTCTGTACGTTTGCCAATAGTTATTCAAATTGTAGGTTACAAAAATTCGGGCAAAACCACATTGATCGGAGCACTGTTGCAACACTGGTCTGCGCAAGGAAAAAAAATTGCTGTTATCAAACATGATGCTCATGAATTTGACATGGATCATGCAGGTACAGATACGTATGCTCATACCCAATCAGGCGCCGCAGCGATAGCGATTAGTTCAGCTACACGAACAGCAATCATAGAGCAACAACCTTCATCATTAGAACAATTAATCGCTAGATTTGCTGTTGGATATGACTTGATTCTGGTAGAAGGATTCAAGCAAGCTCATTATCCCAAAATTGTGATTGTTGCCGATCAAGAAGGCATTTCTTTACCTGCTGAATTATCGCATGTGAAATGGGTTTACAATCGGTATGATTCATTTATATCTTCAAATTTGAAAGAAATGACTTTTATAGATGCTAAAAAAGATGGTATTATAACGATAATCCATGAATTGGAAAATTACATTGAAGCTCAGGGGGAACATCAGAAATGA
- the glp gene encoding gephyrin-like molybdotransferase Glp → MKEPQSSLFDKQESSNPVDHNPAKFNRKPITPATAQQKIADYVRIIDTEKVSIYTAGGRFLAEDVQAPHPYPHFRRSGMDGYAVIASDIAQASSDHLIWLQVIDNIPCGQTPSVQLIQGTAARIMTGAMVPDEADTVVMLEMTETRQAEGQEWVGFKRSVEQGRNITPIGLEIEAGDILLTKGAQISAGEISVLATFGVHEVGVYRRPQVAIFSTGTELLSVEEPIEPGKIRNSNSYMLAEQVKAAGGEPHVLGAIMDDLELARTTMLHALSSYDIVISSGGVSVGDYDVMGDLVRSDEVEMLFNKISMRPGSVTTGAVKDGKLLFALSGNPGACFVGCELLVRPTIRQMMNSKQDYLPEWTATLGHDYHKINSFTRYVRGTIAVEEGKIVAYPASLDESSVMVTIKDSDCLIVIPPTSEVLPAGTTVSVLRLSR, encoded by the coding sequence ATGAAGGAACCACAATCATCGTTATTCGATAAACAGGAAAGTTCAAATCCTGTTGACCATAATCCAGCTAAATTTAACCGTAAGCCTATTACTCCAGCAACTGCACAGCAAAAAATCGCTGATTATGTACGTATAATCGATACAGAAAAAGTATCAATTTATACAGCAGGCGGGCGATTTTTGGCGGAAGATGTACAAGCCCCTCATCCATATCCGCACTTTCGACGTTCAGGGATGGATGGGTATGCAGTGATTGCTAGTGATATTGCTCAAGCTTCAAGTGACCATCTAATCTGGTTACAAGTGATCGATAATATTCCTTGCGGACAGACACCATCGGTGCAATTGATACAGGGCACAGCTGCACGTATTATGACTGGAGCGATGGTTCCAGACGAAGCAGATACAGTTGTAATGTTAGAAATGACAGAGACAAGACAAGCAGAAGGGCAAGAGTGGGTAGGCTTTAAGCGCTCGGTGGAGCAGGGGCGTAATATTACGCCAATTGGACTTGAAATCGAAGCAGGAGATATTTTATTAACCAAAGGTGCGCAGATTAGCGCAGGAGAAATTTCGGTATTAGCTACATTTGGTGTGCATGAAGTTGGAGTGTATCGCCGTCCGCAAGTCGCTATTTTTTCAACAGGTACAGAATTATTATCTGTAGAAGAACCTATTGAACCTGGCAAAATTCGCAATAGTAATTCATACATGTTAGCTGAACAAGTCAAAGCAGCAGGCGGAGAACCACATGTACTAGGTGCTATTATGGATGATCTGGAACTGGCACGCACTACAATGTTACATGCTTTATCTTCTTACGATATTGTGATCTCAAGTGGTGGTGTGTCTGTAGGCGATTATGATGTTATGGGTGATCTGGTACGTAGTGATGAAGTAGAGATGTTATTTAACAAAATATCTATGCGTCCGGGTAGTGTTACTACCGGGGCAGTCAAAGACGGCAAGTTATTATTTGCCTTATCGGGTAATCCAGGTGCTTGTTTTGTGGGTTGCGAATTACTGGTACGTCCAACGATTCGGCAGATGATGAACTCCAAGCAAGATTATTTACCAGAATGGACAGCAACATTAGGGCACGATTATCACAAAATCAATAGCTTTACCCGTTATGTACGTGGAACTATAGCTGTAGAAGAGGGTAAGATTGTTGCTTATCCGGCTAGCCTAGATGAATCAAGTGTAATGGTCACGATCAAAGATAGTGATTGCTTAATCGTCATTCCACCTACGAGCGAAGTACTGCCAGCTGGAACGACGGTATCTGTATTACGTCTGAGTCGTTGA
- a CDS encoding GNAT family N-acetyltransferase yields MRLKLEQVPRSRRRVIREMMQLYLYDFTYYLSIDLDEKGRFPEYPGLNQYWSQPGKKFPFLIYVDSYIAGFALVDRLKDPLEADYYMTEFFVLKKYRRTGVGKWAAHQLFSRYAGTWKVTQVQTNRPAQLFWRQVIGEYTKEQYREVVHPHYGNPSQYFDTQQAE; encoded by the coding sequence ATGAGATTAAAGCTTGAGCAAGTGCCACGTAGTCGCAGACGTGTAATCCGGGAAATGATGCAATTGTATCTTTATGATTTTACATATTATTTGAGTATTGATCTTGATGAGAAAGGTCGCTTTCCAGAATACCCGGGGTTAAATCAATATTGGAGTCAACCTGGTAAAAAGTTTCCATTTTTAATTTATGTCGATTCGTATATTGCTGGCTTCGCTCTGGTCGATCGGTTGAAAGATCCTTTAGAAGCAGATTATTATATGACCGAATTTTTTGTGTTAAAAAAATATAGGCGTACAGGAGTCGGTAAGTGGGCTGCTCATCAATTGTTCTCACGGTATGCAGGCACATGGAAAGTAACCCAAGTCCAGACTAATCGTCCGGCACAGTTATTTTGGCGTCAGGTGATTGGAGAGTATACAAAAGAGCAGTATCGGGAAGTGGTTCATCCACACTATGGCAATCCTAGTCAGTATTTTGATACACAACAAGCTGAATAA